In Chryseobacterium camelliae, one DNA window encodes the following:
- a CDS encoding LpxL/LpxP family acyltransferase has product MNKWKGKSKGNIAGYKIFVWCIRNIGIRSSYFVLYFVAAYYFLFLKKSSRSIRYYFHHRLHYSPFKAKWSVFKSYFTFGTVLIDKTAISAGLRDKFTYEFDGIENLRNLLAAKKGGILISAHIGNFEIAEHFFADIDFDCQINLVTTDQEVTAIKEYLDSVAVRKSNTKFIYVKDDMSHIFEINDALARNELICFTGDRYFEGSKYLEGELLGKSARFPAGPFLIASRLAVPVVYVYVMKEDNLHYHLYARMAENVKKRDAQGLLNSYTGNLEAMIRKYPLQWFNYFDFWDDIDQA; this is encoded by the coding sequence GTGAACAAGTGGAAAGGCAAATCCAAAGGCAATATTGCAGGCTATAAAATATTTGTCTGGTGCATCAGGAATATCGGGATCCGAAGTTCATATTTCGTTCTGTATTTTGTGGCAGCCTATTACTTTCTGTTCCTGAAAAAAAGCAGCCGGTCCATACGGTATTATTTTCATCATCGTTTGCATTACAGTCCTTTTAAAGCCAAGTGGTCCGTTTTTAAAAGCTATTTCACATTCGGAACGGTGCTGATTGATAAGACTGCAATCTCTGCAGGCCTGAGAGATAAGTTCACCTATGAATTTGACGGGATAGAAAACCTCCGGAACCTTTTGGCGGCAAAAAAGGGCGGCATCCTCATCAGTGCGCATATCGGTAATTTTGAAATCGCAGAGCATTTTTTTGCAGATATTGATTTTGATTGTCAGATTAATTTAGTTACTACAGATCAGGAAGTTACAGCTATAAAAGAATACCTTGACAGTGTCGCGGTAAGGAAAAGTAATACCAAGTTCATCTATGTGAAAGATGATATGTCGCACATCTTTGAGATCAATGATGCTCTGGCCAGGAATGAGCTCATTTGTTTTACTGGCGACCGTTATTTTGAAGGATCCAAATACCTTGAGGGAGAACTGTTGGGCAAAAGTGCCAGATTCCCGGCAGGCCCTTTCCTGATTGCCTCCCGGCTTGCCGTTCCCGTGGTATACGTCTATGTAATGAAGGAAGATAACCTGCATTACCACCTGTATGCGAGAATGGCTGAAAACGTTAAAAAAAGGGACGCTCAGGGTCTTTTAAACTCCTATACAGGGAATCTTGAAGCAATGATCCGGAAATATCCTCTCCAATGGTTTAATTACTTTGATTTTTGGGACGATATAGATCAGGCTTAA
- a CDS encoding beta-ketoacyl-[acyl-carrier-protein] synthase family protein, whose product MENRVVITGMGIYSCIGTSLDEVKESLLKGKSGIVLVDKRKEFGFRSGLSGVVPKPDLKNLLSRRQRVSMGEESEYAFLATMDALQQAGINQDFLDANEVGILYGNDSVSQAVVESIDIAREKKDTTLMGSGAIFKSMNSTVTMNLSTIFRLRGINLTISAACASGSHSLGLAYMMIKNGFQDMIVCGGAQETNHYSMASFDGLGVFSVREDEPTKASRPFDSGRDGLIPSGGAATLIVESLESAQKRGAHIIAEIAGYGFSSNGGHISTPNVDGPALAMQRALQQSGLTVNDIDYINAHATSTPIGDANEARAIYEIFGGDIPVSSTKSMTGHECWMAGASEVIYSILMMQNDFVAPNINLEHPDDEAQRINIIAETKSQKIDVFLSNSFGFGGTNSALIVKKYK is encoded by the coding sequence ATGGAAAATAGGGTAGTCATTACCGGAATGGGAATTTATTCCTGCATAGGAACCTCTCTGGATGAGGTGAAAGAGTCCCTTCTCAAGGGGAAGTCCGGGATTGTTCTGGTGGATAAAAGAAAAGAGTTCGGATTCAGGTCCGGGCTCAGTGGTGTTGTTCCTAAACCTGACCTGAAGAACCTGCTGAGCAGGAGGCAGCGCGTTAGCATGGGCGAGGAGAGTGAATACGCCTTTTTGGCCACAATGGATGCGTTACAGCAGGCCGGGATCAACCAGGATTTTCTGGATGCCAACGAAGTCGGTATCCTGTACGGCAATGACAGTGTATCCCAGGCTGTAGTGGAATCCATTGATATAGCCCGGGAAAAGAAAGATACCACCCTGATGGGTTCCGGTGCGATTTTCAAATCCATGAACTCCACCGTAACCATGAATCTTTCCACCATCTTCAGGCTACGGGGCATCAACCTGACCATCAGTGCAGCCTGCGCCAGCGGATCGCATTCTTTGGGACTGGCCTATATGATGATTAAAAACGGCTTTCAGGATATGATTGTATGTGGAGGCGCACAGGAAACCAACCACTATTCTATGGCAAGTTTTGATGGATTAGGGGTGTTTTCAGTACGGGAAGACGAGCCTACGAAAGCTTCACGGCCGTTTGACTCAGGAAGGGACGGTCTGATTCCAAGCGGTGGTGCCGCGACGCTGATTGTGGAAAGCCTGGAATCTGCACAGAAAAGAGGGGCGCATATCATTGCAGAAATTGCCGGATACGGATTTTCATCCAACGGAGGACATATTTCCACCCCAAATGTAGATGGTCCTGCGCTGGCCATGCAACGCGCACTTCAACAGTCGGGTCTTACAGTGAATGATATCGATTATATCAACGCCCACGCTACTTCCACGCCTATCGGGGATGCCAATGAAGCCAGGGCGATCTATGAGATTTTCGGCGGGGATATTCCTGTGAGTTCTACCAAATCCATGACAGGGCATGAATGCTGGATGGCGGGTGCCAGTGAAGTGATCTATTCCATATTAATGATGCAAAACGATTTTGTGGCTCCGAATATCAACCTGGAACATCCTGATGATGAAGCCCAAAGGATAAATATCATTGCTGAAACCAAAAGTCAAAAAATTGATGTATTTTTGTCGAATTCTTTCGGATTTGGGGGGACCAACTCCGCATTGATAGTAAAAAAATATAAATAA
- a CDS encoding acyl carrier protein, with protein MERKKIIATVNDFLVNEFEVDSDEISNEANFKKTLGLDSLDYIDLVVVIESNFGVKLGEADFKNIVTFDDFYSKIEHKIAEKNA; from the coding sequence ATGGAAAGGAAGAAAATTATTGCCACTGTTAATGATTTCCTGGTCAACGAATTTGAGGTAGACAGCGATGAGATCAGCAACGAAGCCAATTTTAAAAAAACATTAGGGCTGGATAGCCTCGATTATATTGACCTGGTAGTGGTTATCGAATCCAACTTCGGCGTGAAGCTGGGTGAGGCAGACTTTAAGAACATTGTGACCTTCGATGATTTCTACTCGAAGATTGAACATAAAATAGCTGAAAAAAACGCATAA
- a CDS encoding NAD(P)/FAD-dependent oxidoreductase, translating to MTKEWVDVLVIGAGPSGCVSSSYLKNNGINVKVVEKTLFPRLVVGESLIPRVMDHFDEAGLFPALDAMGFEKKLGARFLRGEEVCIFDFSNKFGEGWDWTWQVPRADFDNALAQEVIKKGVDLEFETEVTGITFNGTDSVTTVKNKNGETKEIHAKFVIDSSGYGRVLPRLLDLEKPSKLSPHSAIFSHVQDINREEGTEGTLISFDIIETEVWLWVIPFSNGNTSVGIVGPTEYIELLSENGDPAEALRKAISLSDYYVKRFGAVDFLFEPRHLKDYSCSVKSLFGDGFALTGNASEFLDPVFSSGMAFATESGMLAAKLALRQLNGETIDWQKEYSDYILYGVDVFTTYVKEWYTGNLQELFFHQPENPDVKRKICAVLAGYVWNKKNTFVRIHDTAVKNLAEFIKAEKIKS from the coding sequence ATGACTAAAGAATGGGTTGATGTCCTCGTTATTGGGGCCGGGCCTTCGGGATGCGTATCTTCTTCTTATTTAAAGAACAACGGCATCAACGTAAAAGTGGTTGAGAAAACCCTGTTCCCGCGTCTGGTGGTAGGCGAGAGTCTTATACCCCGCGTTATGGACCACTTTGATGAGGCAGGGCTGTTCCCGGCACTGGACGCTATGGGTTTTGAAAAAAAACTGGGTGCCCGGTTCCTGCGTGGAGAAGAAGTATGTATTTTTGATTTCAGCAACAAATTCGGCGAAGGTTGGGATTGGACGTGGCAGGTTCCGAGAGCAGATTTTGACAATGCCTTAGCCCAGGAAGTCATTAAAAAAGGTGTTGACCTGGAATTTGAAACCGAGGTAACCGGAATCACCTTTAACGGAACTGATTCGGTAACTACCGTAAAGAACAAAAACGGGGAAACCAAAGAGATCCACGCAAAATTCGTGATTGATTCCAGCGGCTACGGAAGAGTTTTGCCGAGGCTTCTGGATCTGGAAAAACCTTCAAAGCTGTCACCTCATTCGGCTATTTTCTCCCATGTACAAGACATTAACCGGGAAGAAGGCACAGAAGGAACCCTCATTTCATTTGACATTATAGAAACGGAAGTCTGGCTTTGGGTGATCCCTTTCTCCAATGGCAATACCAGTGTTGGCATTGTGGGTCCCACAGAATATATTGAACTGCTATCGGAAAACGGAGACCCCGCAGAAGCCTTAAGAAAGGCGATTTCCCTTTCGGATTATTATGTAAAACGCTTCGGAGCGGTTGATTTCCTTTTTGAGCCGAGGCACCTGAAAGATTATTCCTGTTCGGTAAAAAGCCTATTCGGAGATGGATTTGCCTTAACGGGAAATGCTTCGGAATTCCTTGATCCGGTATTCTCTTCAGGGATGGCCTTCGCCACAGAATCCGGAATGCTTGCCGCCAAACTGGCTTTACGGCAGCTGAACGGCGAAACGATCGACTGGCAGAAGGAATATTCAGATTACATCTTATATGGTGTAGATGTATTTACAACTTACGTAAAAGAATGGTATACCGGCAATCTTCAGGAGCTGTTTTTCCATCAGCCGGAAAACCCGGATGTTAAAAGGAAAATCTGCGCGGTTTTAGCCGGCTACGTCTGGAACAAAAAAAATACATTCGTCAGGATACACGACACGGCTGTTAAAAATCTAGCAGAATTTATTAAAGCAGAAAAAATCAAGTCATAA
- a CDS encoding HAL/PAL/TAL family ammonia-lyase translates to MKINNFLELKDFQKIIIENENIELDDALLMRVEESFRFLKEFSKDKVIYGVNTGFGPMAQFKIGDADTHQLQYNLIRSHSSGIGNPLPADEVKACMLARMNTLSLGKSGVHHSVVELLKELINRDIIPLIFEHGGVGASGDLVQLAHLALVLIGEGEVFYKGQRKRTAEVFEAEGLQPIAVEIREGLALMNGTSVMSGIGAVNAFKAGRLTEISLQLSCAINEIVRAYDDHLSEALNATKRHYGQQKIAERMREHLADSKLIRKRADHLYTRFEEQEKIFKDKVQEYYSLRCVPQILGPVLDTLEYTEKVLENEINSANDNPIINVEDQHVYHGGNFHGDYVALEMDKLKIAVTKLTMLAERQLNYLLNAKINEILPPFVNLGRLGLNFGMQGVQFTATSTTAESQMLSNPMYIHSIPNNNDNQDIVSMGTNAAVICRKVIENAFEVLSIEAITIVQAIDYLGFQDQVSSSTKALYDEIRNIIPVFSDDMVMYPYLEEVKKYLKGM, encoded by the coding sequence ATGAAAATAAATAACTTTTTAGAACTGAAGGACTTTCAGAAAATCATTATTGAAAATGAAAATATAGAACTGGATGACGCACTTTTAATGAGAGTAGAGGAAAGTTTTCGTTTTTTAAAAGAATTTTCTAAAGATAAAGTAATATATGGAGTGAACACCGGTTTCGGTCCGATGGCCCAATTCAAGATCGGCGATGCTGATACGCACCAGCTTCAGTATAACCTGATCAGGAGCCATTCATCCGGTATCGGAAACCCACTTCCTGCTGATGAAGTCAAAGCCTGTATGCTTGCCAGGATGAATACCCTTTCATTAGGGAAATCCGGAGTACACCATTCTGTGGTGGAATTACTTAAAGAGTTGATTAACAGAGATATTATACCGCTGATATTTGAACACGGCGGTGTGGGGGCAAGCGGCGATCTGGTACAGCTGGCTCATTTAGCCCTGGTACTGATTGGTGAAGGAGAAGTTTTTTATAAAGGACAGAGGAAACGGACTGCCGAGGTTTTTGAAGCTGAAGGGCTTCAGCCGATAGCTGTAGAAATCCGCGAAGGCCTGGCCCTGATGAACGGAACTTCCGTAATGTCAGGAATTGGAGCCGTAAATGCATTTAAAGCCGGACGTCTGACGGAGATTTCCTTACAGCTTTCCTGCGCGATCAATGAGATTGTCCGGGCATACGATGACCATCTTTCCGAAGCTCTGAATGCCACCAAAAGGCATTATGGCCAGCAGAAAATTGCAGAAAGGATGCGTGAACACCTGGCCGACAGCAAGCTGATCCGTAAAAGAGCAGACCACCTGTATACCCGTTTTGAGGAACAGGAAAAGATATTTAAAGACAAAGTTCAGGAATACTATTCCCTTCGGTGTGTGCCTCAGATCCTCGGTCCTGTGCTGGATACCCTGGAATACACCGAAAAGGTACTTGAAAATGAGATCAACTCAGCCAATGACAATCCGATTATCAACGTTGAAGACCAGCATGTATACCATGGAGGAAACTTCCACGGTGATTACGTAGCTCTAGAAATGGACAAACTGAAAATTGCCGTTACCAAGCTTACGATGCTGGCAGAAAGACAGCTGAACTATCTTCTGAATGCGAAGATCAATGAGATCCTGCCTCCGTTTGTCAATCTCGGCAGATTAGGGCTTAATTTCGGGATGCAGGGCGTACAGTTCACGGCAACGTCCACCACGGCAGAAAGCCAGATGCTTTCCAACCCGATGTATATCCATAGTATCCCTAACAATAACGATAATCAGGATATCGTCAGTATGGGGACCAATGCTGCGGTCATTTGCAGAAAAGTGATCGAGAATGCATTTGAAGTTCTGAGCATTGAAGCCATAACCATTGTTCAGGCCATTGATTACCTTGGTTTTCAGGATCAGGTTTCATCTTCAACCAAGGCATTGTATGATGAAATACGGAATATCATTCCTGTATTTTCAGATGATATGGTGATGTATCCGTACCTTGAAGAGGTAAAGAAATATCTGAAGGGCATGTAA
- a CDS encoding phytoene desaturase family protein, with protein sequence MKKEYDILVIGSGLGGLVSALILAKEGMKVVILEKNNQYGGNLQTFSRNKKIFDTGVHYLGGLSEGQNLHRYFSYLEIMDDLEIHQMDEDGYDHITFGEEATAYPHAQGYENFIAQLSHYFPAEKENIENYCEGIRYVCSQFPLYNLAVKEQYNEEVLHLNTRRFIESITSDKKLQSVLLGANFLYAGNSEDVPFYVHALTVNSYMQSAYKCVKGGSQISRLLIRKLREYGAEVYKHTEVSELVFDEWNILRAAKTTGGKVFTAKQFISNVDIRAAVKLIGEKRLKKSFLNRIMSWEPTSSCFSVYMVLKPKSIRHFNHNVYHYASEDSVWNAFRYRKEQWPENYMLSCTSSRTNPEFAESLTAISYMDFEEVKQWEDTVNTVVHEHSRGEAYEHFKKEKAEAMIGALEKKIPDIRQCIDHVYTSSPLSYRDYIGSFEGNMYGYLKNSENPLKTMVSPRTKIDNLFLTGQSVNMHGILGVTIGAFGTCAEILGKELISERLNALKGSYDKQ encoded by the coding sequence TTGAAAAAAGAATACGACATACTGGTGATCGGCAGCGGCCTTGGGGGCCTTGTTTCTGCACTCATTCTGGCTAAGGAAGGAATGAAAGTCGTTATCCTGGAAAAAAACAACCAGTATGGAGGAAATCTCCAGACTTTTTCAAGGAATAAAAAAATTTTTGATACCGGTGTACACTATCTCGGGGGTCTTTCGGAAGGCCAGAACCTTCATCGGTATTTTTCCTATCTGGAAATTATGGATGATCTTGAGATCCATCAAATGGATGAAGACGGTTATGACCATATTACTTTTGGCGAAGAAGCAACTGCATATCCGCATGCCCAGGGATATGAGAATTTCATAGCCCAGCTATCTCATTATTTTCCGGCAGAAAAAGAAAATATAGAAAACTACTGTGAAGGAATCCGGTACGTATGCAGTCAGTTCCCGCTTTATAACCTTGCTGTTAAAGAACAGTACAATGAAGAAGTGCTCCATCTTAATACAAGAAGATTCATAGAATCCATTACATCAGATAAAAAACTGCAATCCGTATTGTTAGGGGCCAATTTCCTATATGCCGGAAATTCTGAGGATGTTCCTTTTTATGTGCATGCTCTTACGGTCAACTCATATATGCAAAGTGCCTATAAATGCGTAAAAGGCGGAAGCCAGATTTCCAGGCTGCTCATCCGGAAATTAAGGGAATACGGAGCGGAAGTGTATAAACATACTGAAGTGTCAGAACTGGTTTTTGATGAATGGAATATCTTGAGGGCAGCGAAAACCACTGGCGGAAAAGTATTCACTGCCAAACAGTTTATTTCCAATGTAGATATCCGTGCTGCGGTTAAGCTCATTGGCGAAAAAAGGCTCAAGAAATCCTTTTTAAACAGGATTATGAGCTGGGAACCTACGTCTTCATGCTTCAGTGTCTACATGGTGCTGAAACCTAAGTCAATTCGTCATTTCAATCATAACGTATACCATTACGCATCAGAAGACAGTGTGTGGAATGCATTCCGGTACCGTAAAGAACAATGGCCTGAAAACTACATGCTTTCCTGTACGTCTTCCAGAACTAACCCGGAGTTTGCGGAAAGCCTTACAGCCATTTCCTATATGGATTTTGAAGAGGTGAAACAGTGGGAAGATACTGTAAATACGGTTGTTCATGAACATTCCCGGGGAGAAGCCTATGAGCATTTCAAAAAGGAAAAAGCAGAAGCTATGATTGGTGCTTTAGAGAAAAAAATACCTGACATCAGGCAATGTATAGATCATGTATATACTTCTTCGCCGCTGTCTTACCGGGATTATATCGGAAGCTTTGAAGGCAATATGTACGGATACCTTAAAAATTCGGAAAATCCGCTGAAAACAATGGTTTCACCCAGAACGAAGATTGATAACCTGTTTCTTACAGGGCAATCGGTAAATATGCACGGCATTCTCGGGGTTACCATCGGGGCTTTCGGTACCTGTGCTGAAATTCTCGGGAAAGAACTGATAAGTGAGCGTTTAAATGCATTAAAGGGCAGTTATGATAAACAGTAG
- the fabG gene encoding 3-oxoacyl-ACP reductase FabG, which produces MKCAIVTGGSRGIGRAICIKLAEEKKYHILINYTSNGEAARETLAQVEALGSTGEILKFDVGNAEETLQVLGQWQEKNPDSVVEVIVNNAGITRDGLFMWMPSEDWNSVINTSLNGFFNVTNFFIQKLLRNKYGRIINMVSVSGVKGTAGQTNYSAAKGALVGATKALAQEVAKRNITVNAVAPGFIKTDMTQEFNEDELKAMIPVNRFGEVEEVADLVAFLASKKASYITGEVININGGIYS; this is translated from the coding sequence ATGAAATGCGCAATTGTTACAGGAGGCTCCAGAGGCATCGGAAGGGCCATCTGCATCAAACTGGCAGAAGAGAAAAAGTATCATATCCTGATCAATTATACCTCCAATGGAGAGGCAGCAAGAGAAACGCTTGCTCAAGTGGAAGCGCTGGGATCCACGGGTGAAATCCTGAAATTTGATGTTGGCAATGCTGAAGAAACCCTTCAGGTATTAGGGCAGTGGCAGGAAAAGAATCCGGATTCTGTGGTTGAAGTCATCGTGAATAATGCCGGGATTACCAGAGACGGACTGTTCATGTGGATGCCGAGCGAAGACTGGAACAGCGTGATCAATACCAGCCTGAACGGCTTTTTCAATGTAACGAATTTCTTCATCCAGAAACTGTTGCGCAACAAATACGGAAGGATCATTAATATGGTGTCTGTTTCCGGTGTAAAAGGAACGGCGGGGCAGACCAATTATTCTGCTGCTAAAGGAGCTTTGGTGGGGGCTACAAAAGCACTTGCCCAGGAAGTCGCCAAAAGGAATATTACCGTAAATGCCGTAGCTCCGGGATTTATTAAAACCGATATGACGCAGGAATTTAATGAGGACGAGCTGAAAGCGATGATTCCGGTCAACCGCTTCGGGGAAGTAGAAGAAGTGGCAGACCTGGTCGCCTTCCTGGCTTCCAAGAAAGCATCTTATATTACCGGTGAGGTCATTAATATCAACGGGGGAATCTATTCTTAG
- a CDS encoding C45 family peptidase — protein sequence MHMVTIFSLLWMLSSCGVSRSVHHIPDISAYSAEVPEVRRINDSTFSFRENYLTKNKQQLWELYIKGNPLELGYNNGALTQPLMQKQEEIFFSKIEGFVPSKFRQKLLRGFLKWYNRKMYLNVREDYQAELYGLSRYSSDRYNFIAPKYLRNLYLHGAHDIGHALQDLAMVGCTSVAVWDQYTDDGNLLIGRNFDFYVGDDFAQNKVVEFVEPDRGIPYLSVSWPGMIGVVSGMNKSGITVTINAGKSKIPLTAKTPISFVTREILQYAETIDQAIAIARKRKVFVSESILVGSAHDRKAVIIEVSPDNFGVYQAENSDKLFCTNHFQSDAYAHDKRNQKHILESHSEYRYEKLQELMEKNRTLNPEKMAALLRDRSGLKDRALGYGNEKAINQLIAHHAVIFSPEKRLVWVSSNPYQLGEFVCYDLNKIFSGKSKEGGFSVPGMTIAEDPFVRTSDFKKYQEYKTLSPVIEKAIHHTEAELNEEWIAHYQSLNPDFWLVYERAGRYYFERGEYAKAKTEFEKALTKEITTVPDKENTEKYLKKTLRKLK from the coding sequence ATGCATATGGTAACCATTTTTTCTTTGTTATGGATGCTGAGTTCCTGCGGCGTTTCCAGATCGGTGCACCATATCCCGGATATCAGTGCCTATTCTGCTGAGGTTCCTGAGGTAAGGCGGATTAATGATTCCACCTTCAGTTTCAGGGAAAACTACCTTACCAAAAATAAACAGCAGCTCTGGGAACTGTATATCAAAGGAAATCCTCTGGAATTAGGGTATAATAATGGCGCGCTTACCCAGCCATTGATGCAGAAGCAGGAAGAAATTTTCTTTTCCAAGATAGAAGGATTCGTACCTTCTAAATTCAGGCAAAAACTGTTGCGTGGATTCCTGAAATGGTATAACAGGAAAATGTACCTGAACGTCCGTGAAGACTACCAGGCAGAACTCTACGGCCTGTCCCGCTACTCATCGGACCGCTACAATTTTATAGCCCCGAAATACCTCAGGAACCTCTACCTGCATGGTGCCCATGATATCGGCCATGCCCTGCAGGACCTGGCTATGGTGGGCTGCACTTCCGTGGCTGTCTGGGACCAGTATACGGATGACGGCAACTTATTGATCGGAAGGAATTTCGATTTTTATGTAGGGGATGACTTCGCACAGAATAAAGTGGTTGAATTTGTGGAGCCGGACCGGGGGATTCCCTACCTTTCAGTCAGCTGGCCCGGAATGATCGGCGTGGTTTCAGGGATGAATAAATCCGGAATTACCGTTACCATCAATGCAGGAAAATCCAAAATCCCTTTAACAGCAAAAACACCGATTTCATTCGTCACCAGGGAGATCCTTCAATATGCCGAAACCATCGATCAGGCTATAGCCATTGCCAGAAAGAGAAAGGTATTTGTTTCCGAATCCATATTGGTTGGAAGCGCCCATGACCGGAAAGCCGTGATCATTGAGGTATCACCGGATAATTTCGGAGTATATCAGGCTGAAAATTCGGATAAACTTTTCTGTACGAACCATTTCCAGTCGGATGCATATGCTCATGATAAAAGAAACCAAAAACACATCCTTGAGAGCCATTCAGAGTACCGGTATGAGAAGCTTCAGGAGCTTATGGAAAAAAACAGGACCCTGAACCCCGAAAAAATGGCGGCTTTGCTGAGAGACCGGTCAGGGTTGAAAGACCGTGCGTTAGGATATGGTAATGAAAAGGCGATCAATCAGCTCATCGCTCATCATGCCGTTATATTCTCACCTGAAAAAAGACTGGTTTGGGTATCTTCCAATCCATATCAGCTGGGTGAATTTGTCTGTTATGACCTCAACAAAATCTTTTCCGGAAAATCCAAGGAGGGCGGCTTTTCTGTACCCGGAATGACCATTGCGGAGGATCCGTTTGTCCGGACTTCAGATTTTAAGAAGTACCAGGAATACAAAACACTCAGTCCGGTCATTGAAAAAGCAATCCATCATACAGAGGCAGAACTCAATGAGGAATGGATTGCGCATTATCAATCCTTAAATCCTGATTTCTGGCTGGTGTACGAGCGTGCCGGAAGGTACTATTTTGAAAGAGGCGAATACGCAAAAGCAAAAACAGAATTTGAAAAAGCCCTTACCAAAGAAATTACTACGGTTCCGGATAAGGAAAATACAGAAAAATACCTGAAGAAGACGCTCAGGAAGCTAAAATGA